TCGCCTGAATCACGACTCCTTTCAAAGACGCGGCATTCTACACGAACCGGGCAACCATCGGCAACCGCAGGAATTTTCCGTCGCGAGTGTGACGCAGGTCACTTGTGCGCCAGCGCACCCGGTTGCTAGGATGCCCGTCACGCCACATTCCTTCCCCCGCCGCAGGGGAAGCGATGCGGGCGGGTCTGTCTCTTGCGGCTGGAGGGCTCTACGATGAAGCGAATCGCTCTGTTCATTCTGGCGGTGCTGGCGCTCGTTGGCGTGGCGGCGTGCGGCGGCGATCACAACGGCGACCCCGTGGGCGTCTGGAATGCGGGCCTCGCCTATCGGTGCGACGGCAACTACCACCGCCTGACTTTCCGTTTCTTCGAGGGTGGCGGCTTCCGCGACTCCACCACGCACACGGGCAGGTGGGCCGTGGACGGCGACGACATCAGGGTCCGGATGAGCAACGGCTATGTCCTGGCCGGGACGATCGCCGGCGACAGGACCATGTCGGGGACCTTCACCGGCGGCGACGGCCCCGGCTGCTGGGAGGCGACGAAGTCGGCCAACCTGCCGTGATCTGACGCGGCCCCTTCGGCGCGTGGTGCGCCCGACGCGCTCGCCAAGGGTTGTGCCTCTGGACGCACTCGAGGTGACGAAAAAATAGGCCCCCGCCGAAGAGCGGCGGGGGGTGGGATGGGTGCCGCGTCATGGGGGCGGGACAAAGCCCGCGGTCCGGCTGACGCAACACCCGGGGGCCGATGGCCTCCGCCGAGGGGGAGACGCCACACCCCGGCTGACCGTCGGTCCTACCTGCAATATAGGTTCATCTGGGAAGATGGCAAGCCCCCCGGGGATGAGCAATCGGGGCGTGCCGATTGTGGGGATCCATGACTGAGGCACATCTGAACGCCTTTGGTTGGTGCCCCCGGCGCGACTCGAACGCGCGGCCTACAGATTAGGAATCTGCCGCTCTATCCACCTGAGCTACGGGGGCCTGCCGTGACGGCGGCGCGCTAACGGCCTGCGACTGCGTTGCACTCCTCGCGTTCGCTTGCGGCGTACGCCCAGTACGCCTCAGCGCCCGCTTGTCGTGCGCCTTGTCTCGGCTCGTTATCGCGTCGCCTCCATGCTCCTGTTCGTTCCCGGCGGCGCGGTCTCGGCCTGCGACTGCGTTGCGCTCCTCGCGCCCGCCTGCGACGTACTCCAGTACGTCTCGGCGTTCGCTTCGTCGCGCTCCTTGTCTCGGCTCGAGCCTGCGTCGCCTCTAATCCGGTTCCGGCCTCGCTCCCGCCTTTAGTACTGAATCAGCGAGTACGCCGGATGCTTCAGCTTCTCGCGGCCGTTGAGGAAGAGCAGCTCCACGAGGAAGGCGCACTCGACGATGTCCCCGCCCTGCTGCTCGACGAGCTTGACCGCCGCGTTCACCGTCCCGCCCGTGGCCAGCAGGTCGTCGGCGATGACCACGCGCTGCCCGGCGGTGATCGCGTCCTGGTGGATCTCCAGCGCGTCGGTGCCGTACTCCAGCTCGTAGATCGTCTTGTGCGTCTTGTACGGGAGCTTGCCCGGCTTGCGGATGAGGATGACCCCCGCGCCCAGCCGGTACGCGAGCGCCGCGCCGATCACGAAGCCCCGGGCCTCCACGCCGACGACGCAATCGACGCGCTTGCCCACGTAGCGCGAGGCGAGCATGTCGACCGCCTTGCCGAAGCCGGCCGGGTCGCGCAGCAGCGGCGTGAGGTCCTTGAAGAGGATGCCGGGCTTCGGGAAGTCCTGGATGTCCCGCACGAGGCGCTTGAGCTGGTCGACCACGTCCGCTGCCCCCCTGCCGACGCCGCCCGCGACGGCGGCCCGTCGCTGTCCGCTGCGGCCGCGGCCCGCTGTGAAGAGTGGTCGGGACGAGAGGATTTGAACCTCCGACTCCCTGCTCCCGAAGCAGGTGCGCTACCAGGCTGCGCTACGTCCCGACATCCTGCCCACAAGTCCCTGGCACGACGGACGCAGATGATGCAGCATCCGGCGGAATATTTCAACTGCCCGCGACACGCGGCGAGCGCGGGCGGGGCGTCTAGTGCTGGGGGACCCAGGCCTGGACCTGGTTGCGACCGAGGTGCTTGGCGCGATACAGCGCCTGGTCGGCAGCGCCCACGAGGTCCTGCGGCTGCATCACGTCCTCGGGATAGGAGGCGACGCCGAGGCTCACGGTCAGCCTGCCGCCGGGCAGCACCTCCTCGCCGGCGCAGCGCCGCCGCTCCACGGCACGGCACAGGCGCTTGGCCAGCGCCAGCGCCTGGCGCTTGTCGGTCTGCGGCAGCAGAAAGGCGAACTCCTCGCCGCCGTAGCGCGCGACCAAGTCGTGCTGGCGCGCGGCCGCCTGGAACATCCCGGCCAGCTC
This region of bacterium genomic DNA includes:
- a CDS encoding adenine phosphoribosyltransferase; translated protein: MVDQLKRLVRDIQDFPKPGILFKDLTPLLRDPAGFGKAVDMLASRYVGKRVDCVVGVEARGFVIGAALAYRLGAGVILIRKPGKLPYKTHKTIYELEYGTDALEIHQDAITAGQRVVIADDLLATGGTVNAAVKLVEQQGGDIVECAFLVELLFLNGREKLKHPAYSLIQY